The nucleotide window GAAAAGTTTCGTCTCGTGACGTGCCGAACGGAGGCTCAGAATTCGCCGGGACGAGAGCTTAGCTGCGCATGCGTAGGTGGTATATTTTCAACTTAATCTCATGATGATAAACGGTCTAGTAGATTTTAATGTTTAAAGctgcattaaatttgttgcaccCCTGACATTTACTAAGTACAATTTTTAGCTTAAGACTggtattatatttttttatttatgctAAGCTCTGATGAGGCCAGAATTATTCTGCTCACATTTTGGTCAGAGAAATAGATACATGAATGCTTGTAGTTTTATGATAATTCTGGGAAAAAACCAAACGAATGCTTGCAATCTGCTCGAGAAATTTCATAAAGAACATTTTAACTAAATAGTTCAGACCGgtaatttctttcaaagaacatttttttacaaaagagTGTGCTGAAGTATACAATAAGTCCTACCTGAGTCTCACGAAGGACAACAATTCTTACAATTCGTTTGTTAAAACAAAACCTTTCTCATCGACGGCGGCATAAACAGCGAGAGATTCTCATTACGAGAAAAGGCGTCGCTTAATCACTCTTGACTTGTAAGGTTTCCCCATAGAGCTTGTGTGTCGCTCTTCGTTTTGATTGGTGCCACTGTATAattctattttgaattttatcaaaGCAGTCAGCCAAACAATCTCTATAACACATTAGATTAGTTTGGGTTGATCCGTGCTTAAAAAAACCATATTGTGACTAAGAAATATGCTGTTTAACATGATTGAACATCTAATCAAATATAGCCTACTCAAAAATCTTACCGAGAACTGAAAGAAGTGAGACATCACATTTGGTACCACTTTTAAAAATTGGAACCACGTTTGTTCTCTTCAGCTGGCTTGGAAATTTCCAActctgaactgttgtacatatatgaatgtcaatcattgatatcaaagagagaacagCACTATATGAAGTACTTCAGTTGGTAATTTCGATTGTTGCCTGCTATCCAATTACATCTCCTGAGAAGCCGTGAACAGCTAATTTATAAGTTGAAGCAAAATCTTAGAAGACCTTTTATTTTATCGTTGAAACCATAAATTCAAGgttataatgacaaaaactatgCCTTTGTTAACGATCATTTGGGTCATGAGAAAGACTTTGACTTGAAAAAATGTGGCATGAAGGAAAATAGTTGAATCAACTAGAacgaaaaatatcttgtcattttttctttcttaaatATTCATTGTATCGaatgtattgtgaaatattagtgcatgttgctttcttagACCGCATTCTCATAGAGAACCTAGAAAAAGATCAGGAATTTGCCACGCTTTTGTTATGAACTGCAGAtatcataatgattagtactgCAATTTGCAAAAACGATTTTCAATTGCACACATTAAGATGtgtctgatatatatttctgatatatttaaGTTATGTGCCCGAAGGGAACGTCAAAAACTGAGACTTAATGATACAATTTGTGGCCGGTatgacagacaaatagaaaatctgtctctctatttgtctgtgccaGTATCATGCTTTGCAAAACAAACTTCATATATGCAAACATCCTgacatctctgatatatgtctgatatattaaagttacgcgcccaaaagTCAAGCCGAGAAATGCAGGttaatgatgaaattcgtggcTGGTGTGATGTATTTTTGGAAAGTGGGACCTCGTGTTggaattcaaaaacacactgattcCCCCCTCccattgagcatttcaaaaacatggtgaccccggCGGAACATCGCAAATTTTCGTTTTGCACACTTTTCTGACCATTGAATACACAAACAGCATAGAAAGTAAAAGGCTCCCAGCACCGTTAACAGCATGGCTTGTTGTAAACACTAAAAACCTGTCTGAAGTGGTGTTGTGTTTAAGATAGTCAAGGTCTCAATGAGCGATGATCATGTAATGTAGGCCAGGCAATATTTAAGAActgttttgtgataccatcACTTTTACTTGTCTTTGCAAACAGCTTTGCTGATGGCCAATGAGAGTTTAAGTTGTAACCGTCTCATAACGTCGTCTTTTCTTCCCTGACAGTGAATACCTATGCAGGAAAGCAGACTTGAGTTATAGCAACCTTTGAGAATCAATACAATATCCAGATCTCTTTCACTGCAACACAAAGGTGAGGAAAGATGCATCGACGTCAGACGTCGATCTACATGTAGGTCGTAAACGCCCTTTGACATTAGGAGCGAAATCTCTTAATCGTCGGAATATTTCCGTTTAAGGATGAGTCAATTTGTAAAGAATGGGTATTTGACAGGCTGACGCTTCGCAGGACGCAAGCGACCTGAAATAGGTAACCGTAAGCTCGATTGATGCCGGGCAGACACGCTTTCCTTGTAGCGGTCGTCACTTGTACATTTCTCTACATTACCTATACTCGGTAACAATCTTTCACATTCAGCGAACAGTTCGAATCAAAAAATGCATAACGTCGTTGAAGATGAAAGAAAACTTCGATGTGGTGTAACACTTCATCTTTACTTATGAAAGGAAATAATTAAATCACAGAACGAACAGCCTGTCCAATGGGACAAAGTAGCtctttttcactttttgtgAGATCAAGAAAATATAGAACATTTGCATAAAGTCATAAAGTGTAGAAAATGACGGCATATGAATGTAAAACTGTCAAATTTATCCCTTTGCTGAATACAAATATCCTATGACATACAAACATTGCCACAATGTAAGGAAAAACTGTTATACATATCTATATGAAAGGCAACGTCGCATAGAAATTCACGAGAAAAGTTTGCATGAGGTCCAACCTTTATGAAACTGTACGTTCAGTCATGCATGCATCATTACTCATACGGAAGTCGATTTTTTGGTGCAGACCGTAAAACGTTTCTCTGAATGTTGAATCTTGTCCGGCTGTAAATATCCCCTGGCAGGTTTTTACCTCGCCTTTACAATGGTTTACATAATGGATCAgtctttttttaattatttttacatacttttgatcaaatgtaGTCAATACTTGATTAATTACAAGTAAGTATTTCCTTTTGTGCTTTGCTTTCAGTTTTTACAATTTAGATTCTTGCTACCCCTGATTGAAAAGGGAAGTCAATTAATCGATCAACCAACCTATTAACCAATTAATCAACCTTGGATACATACCTCACAATTGATATGACGGCTATGTTTCGTTCATCATTGCTAAACTGTAGAATTTCTGCTCACTCTCTTATGATTGAAAAGGGAAGACACTTTGGTATTCAAAGAATGGACAGAAAATGTCCGGTGTGTCTCGACATCATTGAAGATGAGTTTCACTTCGTTTCGTTTGTCTTTTTTATGTATATTCCAAGTACTTTCACAGAGCAGCCACTTCCAAAATTTAAATTCATCAGACTTATGAACACTACAGACCCTATTGTTATAAGGAATTGTGCACGATACTCGTTCTATGCTTTTGGAAAATAGCATTAAAGGCAAGTTTGTACACTGTGCTGGTGGCGTGTAGTGCTTATTCAATAAATACTATTACAGAGACTAAAATCGTCTAGAATGACATCATTCGTACGTCATTCTAAACCTCTTCACCTTAGTCCTGACTGACAATCACGGCGTGTCTTGGTTGCTCTTCCACTCCAAATTTCTTGCCCATACAGCGACCGATACTCGGCGACAGTTTGCCTTCCATCGGAATGGAATGACAGAATTCAGTTGATGGATAAAATCGCACATTGTCAGTCCATTGTAGTTCGCGAAAAGAGCCTTTGTAGGAATTTCGACATCATCGAGTTTCTTTCCAGTTTTCGTTGCACTGTGTTTCAGAAATTCTGCTCTCAAGTATCTGATGAACTGGGGCAAGGTGTCCTTGTACTCTTCGCCCATAAGTTCAGAAATTCCAGAATTGATGTTCGCTGTAATCCCAGTATCGTTGAAGATGACGTGAGGTATGTTAATTTGAACTGCTTTGGAGCCAGGTGGCTGCTCAGTATTGCAGACCGACGACAGATTGATCAATTCCGTGATGAGAATTGCTTTGGAATTGGTCACAGATAGGAAAGGTCGGAAGTAATCAAGGATAGCCGGTATTCCATAGTAGTCGGCCAAGTTTGAAGTCGAAACGCGATCAAATTTAGTTTCGACCGGGTTGATATGCTCATGAATTTCAAAACAGTCGCAAACGAGAACCCTGAACGACATGTTACCAATCTTCAACTTCTTTGCGAATGTCTCTATCATGTGGAttatataatttgcatacatgGTTTGCAACGATGGGACATCGCAGAACGCTTTAACCTCGAGATAGTCCCATCCAAGAAAAGGGATAAGATCTGCCACTAGGTGAATCATCTTTTCTTTACGCATCCAGCTCggcaaattttgaaaagctaATCGTCTGTGTAGGGGTAGGCTGCAGGTAGGGCTTAGTGTCGGGTTCTTGTGTAGCAATGTGACATTTTCGACTTGCACTTTTGATTTCATCGAGCTCGGTAACATGAGTCCTTCGTCGACCCAGTACTGAAGAGAAGGCCGATGCTTTTCGGGGATAATGTCAATGAGGAGATTCCACCATTTTCCTGGAGTAGAATCTATCATTGCTTGTCGTTGCCGGACTATTTTGGATGCATGCCCTTCTTTGGTCAGTACCTCTAACCATTCACCCCATCGTATCTTCAGGGACTTGAGTGCGGTTTCTGGAATGTTCAGTTTGCCATTCGTCTTCGAAACTAGGGTTTCTGCATCGAGGTCGACCAGCTGCTGGAGCGTCGTTTGCAGGAGTCTGCCATGTTCGAAACTTATCGACACCGAGTACCATATCTGAACCAACGTTTCCGAGGTACTTCTAGTGTCCTCACAAGTGTGAAGCCAGTACAGGAAAAGGACGTTCCTGGCCATGATGTAAGGGCTGCTATCGTTCAGACAGAATTCCAGGTCACCCTTAAATCCCTGCGGGAGCGAGGCGCCAGTCTTAATGACATATCTCAGGTCACCAATACCGGCTAATAGTAAGGACAACTTTTCAGGGCGGTATCCGCTGCTCCATTCGTTTTGCTCGAGCTTCAAGAGGTCCACTGCGGGTGTGTTGCCCCAAAAGTGTGTTGTCTGAGCGGTATAATCCGAAAC belongs to Ptychodera flava strain L36383 chromosome 17, AS_Pfla_20210202, whole genome shotgun sequence and includes:
- the LOC139115367 gene encoding uncharacterized protein, whose amino-acid sequence is MDSAIADCWRCGQPGTLKCPKCGFALYCGEICLYDDEFRHRVECTHAMSKQTCEHCKKTTGSARMCASCLEAWYCGRECQTADWKRHKTDCRRVTAKIREIASFLDPAINPTRRETGVSDYTAQTTHFWGNTPAVDLLKLEQNEWSSGYRPEKLSLLLAGIGDLRYVIKTGASLPQGFKGDLEFCLNDSSPYIMARNVLFLYWLHTCEDTRSTSETLVQIWYSVSISFEHGRLLQTTLQQLVDLDAETLVSKTNGKLNIPETALKSLKIRWGEWLEVLTKEGHASKIVRQRQAMIDSTPGKWWNLLIDIIPEKHRPSLQYWVDEGLMLPSSMKSKVQVENVTLLHKNPTLSPTCSLPLHRRLAFQNLPSWMRKEKMIHLVADLIPFLGWDYLEVKAFCDVPSLQTMYANYIIHMIETFAKKLKIGNMSFRVLVCDCFEIHEHINPVETKFDRVSTSNLADYYGIPAILDYFRPFLSVTNSKAILITELINLSSVCNTEQPPGSKAVQINIPHVIFNDTGITANINSGISELMGEEYKDTLPQFIRYLRAEFLKHSATKTGKKLDDVEIPTKALFANYNGLTMCDFIHQLNSVIPFRWKANCRRVSVAVWARNLEWKSNQDTP